CCAAGCGATCGCGGGTAGGCTCTCTACAGAGATTAGCAAAGCCACAACTATCACCAAGGCCAGTAATCTAGCCTGTAGAAAACTCCATATAAGTTGCATCCACCCGCACAAGGTCATGACGCGAGACAGCCAGAATTTCAGGATAGAGCGCCCACTAAGCTAGGGGTGAGTGGTTCTGCCAAAGATGGTTCATATTCGGGCCACGGAGAGCGTAGGCTAATCCAGAGAATGTAACGTTGGTCAGCGGGGGCCGTATTGCGATCGCTTATGCAAGTAATAACTGCCTGGACACCTCGCTGAGCAAGAGCACAACCTAAGCTGTAGGCATGATTGCGTCGATGGGTACTAAAAGTTCGAAAGTGACGAAATAGCTCATTGCTGTAGCACATGCCTTCATGCACGGCATCGTTGTGCCAAAACTTGAAATACGAAGAACTCTGTTGCTCAGTGACGACCAATGGTTGCATAGAAACGTTTACCCTCAGGCAAGAATGTAGCGTTTGGCATTGGAGTTAAAAAAATTCTTTAAAATGGGTGCTTATTGAAATCAAAAGGTTAATGGCATGAGCCTTGAACCTTCAATTTCATGGGATTCAATCTCGCGAAAACAGCGGAGGAACCCAATTACGGTTTTTAGGTAGAAGTCTAAGTTTTGCAATCAATTGATCACAAACTCGGAATAGCGACTCACTACTCTAAATCAACTCACCAAGACCAGGACACACACCTCAGGAAGGCCACGTTGCGGCAGGGAAACAGACAAACATCGAAGTAGGATAAACACCTAGACGATGGGGATACCAAATAGACACTTGGTAAGTTCTACTCTAAATTACCTCATCTAGAGTAAAAGAGCATCGGAAAGCACCAGTGTATTAACTGCTACACTACTAAATTCCTCACAATAAATTCAAGCTTCTTCAGGCGATCGCCGTAAAAATTTGAAAGAACTTTACGGGAGTTCACGATTATTCGCTTCGCTATGTGCTTGTAGCCGTTTGCCACTCTCTAGGAGGAGCGATCGAAAATTAGGGATGTAATCCTCTGAAACTGGGGTGTTTATGAAAATTACCTCTAGAATTAGAGTAGGAATAAGTAAATATACACGGGTAGGAATAGGTTATGTCTGGTGTCGGGTCTCAGAACCACGGAGTCCTCTCAGACCGAGAGTTGCAAGTGATTGAACTAGTGGCTGCTGGCTTGACTAACCAGGAAATTGCAGAAAAGTTGGCGATTAGCAAGCGCACGGTTGATAACCACATCAGTAATATTTTGACCAAAACCGCTACCGAGAATCGCGTGGCATTGGTAATGTGGGCGCTGCAATGGGGTAAAGTCTGCCTCAATGATGTCAATTGCTGCCCCTTGCCCTCAGCGAACGACGAAGTTATTTCTTAAGCGAAGTTTAGAAAACTTTTAAGCTCAGTTCAGAAAACGATGCAAACTGCTAACGCCCAACAGTTGCGGCACGAATTTTATAACCCCACCCTACCTTTGGCGGTGTATCGAGAATTAGTAGCTCATCTGCATCAAGTGAATGGAGTGAAAGCTGGACTTTTACCTCAGTCAGCTCAAGAGTTTGACTACACTTACAGTCAAGTGGGCGGCTTGTGGTTAGAATACCCAGCCGAAGTTGGCACCCCAGAACTGAACCAAGCAATGCGGCGACGGATTGACCAGATTTTGGCTTACTATGGCGATCGCTATGGTGCCTGGAAAGCCCAGCAAGATTAACGATCTTTTTGTAATTGGAACCTGAGAGGGAATGGGCGCGATTCAAGCATTACGCGGAACCCGTGATATTCTGCCGGACGAAGTTAAATACTGGCAACAAATAGAGTCGGCGGCTCGGACGATTCTTAGTCGCGCTGCTTATCAAGAAATTCGCACCCCTATCTTCGAGCAAACGGAGCTGTTTGAGCGGGGCATTGGCGAAGCGACTGATGTAGTCGGCAAGGAAATGTACACCTTCAAGGATCGTGGCGATCGCTCAATGACGCTGCGACCTGAGGGCACGGCTGGGACGGTTCGCTCTTTTATTGAGCACAACCTGCACTCCCAGGGTGGAGTACAGCGCCTTTGGTACACTGGCCCCATGTTCCGCTACGAACGCCCTCAAGCAGGACGGCAACGCCAGTTTCATCAAATTGGGGTAGAAGTTTTAGGTAGTGCAGACCCCCGTGCTGATGCGGAGGTAATAGCGATCGCTACAGATATTCTTAAAACGCTAGGGTTGATTGATTTACACCTACAGCTCAACTCGGTGGGTAATGCAGAGGATCGTCAGCAGTACCGGGATGCCTTAATTGCTTACTTCACTCCCTATAAGGAAGAGCTAGACTCCGACTCTCAAGATCGTTTGACACGCAATCCACTCAGAATTCTAGATAGTAAGGACGGCAAAACTCAGGCGATCGCGCAAAACGCACCCAGCATCTTGGATTATTTAGGGTCTGAGTCTAAGCGCCACTTTGATCAAGTCCAGCAATTTTTAACTGACTTAAACATTGCTTATCAACTCAACCCTTGCCTAGTGCGGGGCTTAGACTATTACACCCACACCGCTTTCGAAATTCAGTCTACTCATTTGGGTGCCCAAGCAACAGTCTGTGGTGGAGGTCGCTATGATGGCTTAGTTTCTCAGTTGGGCGGCCCTAACACCCCAGCCGTGGGTTGGGCGATCGGGCTAGAACGCTTGGTGTTGCTGCTACAACAATTGAGTGCAGCTCCTCCATCGACACTAGATTTCTACTTAGTGTCACGGGGCGATCGCGCTGAAGCTCAAGCCTTAGTTTTAGCTCAAAAACTGCGTCAGGCGGGCTTTGCAACGGAGCTAGACCTAAGTGGCAGTGCCTTCGGTAAACAGCTCAAACGGGCTGATCGCAGCGGCGCATTAGCTTGCTTAATCTTGGGGGACACCGAGGCCGAAAACCAAACCGTTCAAATTAAGTGGTTGGTTTCGGGAGAACAACAGGCGATCGCTCAAGCAGAACTGCTAAGTAGTCCTGACGAACTAAGGCAACGCATTACAGAGTTTCGGGTGCACGTTCCAGCAGAAGCAACTAAATAGTTGACCCTAACGGGCTACAGTAGCCACTAGCAAATAAGACGTACTAAGGGTGCTGATCTGGCGATCGGTACCCTTCTCAGTTGGTGTTCGCAAGTCCTACACAACTCCCATTGGTTGAGCGTTCTTAAGTTCGGTTCACGGGTGCCCAAGGCAGTAGCTTGAAAGAAGCAGGCTTGAGAAATAACCAACTCAGAAAGAAAAAAGTAGCTGTCAAGAGTTGCATCAGGTCAATGGCGGACAAGTAACCATCTGCGAGAGAAGCAATACTTCTATCCGTGATACCAAATAACCAAGAAGAAACTCCTAA
This region of Trichocoleus desertorum NBK24 genomic DNA includes:
- a CDS encoding LuxR C-terminal-related transcriptional regulator, with protein sequence MSGVGSQNHGVLSDRELQVIELVAAGLTNQEIAEKLAISKRTVDNHISNILTKTATENRVALVMWALQWGKVCLNDVNCCPLPSANDEVIS
- the hisS gene encoding histidine--tRNA ligase produces the protein MGAIQALRGTRDILPDEVKYWQQIESAARTILSRAAYQEIRTPIFEQTELFERGIGEATDVVGKEMYTFKDRGDRSMTLRPEGTAGTVRSFIEHNLHSQGGVQRLWYTGPMFRYERPQAGRQRQFHQIGVEVLGSADPRADAEVIAIATDILKTLGLIDLHLQLNSVGNAEDRQQYRDALIAYFTPYKEELDSDSQDRLTRNPLRILDSKDGKTQAIAQNAPSILDYLGSESKRHFDQVQQFLTDLNIAYQLNPCLVRGLDYYTHTAFEIQSTHLGAQATVCGGGRYDGLVSQLGGPNTPAVGWAIGLERLVLLLQQLSAAPPSTLDFYLVSRGDRAEAQALVLAQKLRQAGFATELDLSGSAFGKQLKRADRSGALACLILGDTEAENQTVQIKWLVSGEQQAIAQAELLSSPDELRQRITEFRVHVPAEATK